One region of Plasmodium gaboni strain SY75 chromosome 6, whole genome shotgun sequence genomic DNA includes:
- a CDS encoding putative RAP protein (part of same gene as PGSY75_0628900A~gap found within coding sequence), with translation ICIEINGHNHYYYDKDMKRCYDKIEAQNLIKYYLLSKKYKLILVNYFEWVHLSTVEEKKEFLMKKIKSTNMF, from the coding sequence ATATGTATCGAAATTAATGGACATAATCACTACTATTACGACAAGGACATGAAGAGGTGCTACGACAAAATTGAAGCACagaatttaataaaatattatttgttgagtaaaaaatataaactGATATTAgtaaattattttgaatGGGTTCATCTTTCTACTGTTGAAGAGAAAAAAGAATTcttaatgaaaaaaataaaatcaaCAAATATGTTCTag
- a CDS encoding putative RAP protein (part of same gene as PGSY75_0628900B~gap found within coding sequence), whose amino-acid sequence MLTRGRAIIFHRHCYYPIFFNIRYKCNLNIKKRNNNFLKNISNKNVINNMDCIHLIENMKYVNENNVNKNIILCYIERLKGVNDIWNVNKIYFIFKTLIKYNIYDMILLKKIENNIININMVDDIKKDCYENIYIIRISYVLYSFYYFLNDNINLQVVEKLIYMLNKKIDYIIYHKDFFNEFILFHIRKYNEQNKDVPYKKDTPSNILLEDIKVDINNVINNVSNISNKMLSNVHDNITQQPLIFQFDKNHSKDVCVRNINFYEIYLTLITLKKLGYNKNEELINKLKFLFYFNCINLDNKINENDMKYITLLFNLFYEDTDLYLLSIVKYVLLKKKKYISPQTDENKNVGSIHDMALIMLTYYNKKKKKGQNSKYEEEHNQKNMMQKKIRENDSVKDGCSIKNNIFEEKNYDIKNKYNIINIIDNISYLSEYEKKKFKYMLSYIKSKYDKNYDLKDIIYNNVLHLLYEKYEYNINMDEKDQINEEEKEEKEKKKKKYIYYENIIEDLQSLSELIKIYNSYLKYDIDILYYIYIKKYIEYCNIETIMNIFQAYIFVYNINNEINKNYNYIISSDEMQHMNENKKEKTRKKNDNINNNKNNFSHFPIHIHNNLTNLNNIVIQIISSKSLYRLYHMCNINQLSHILYYLYQINNIIENNIYEELYINKLYNHIKNIILIRLKYFLNNEQNNRNINKFNVDHKEEVTKSVHIQYNNLVTEKNVKRFSNDNRYYNNTSYNNIIYNKDDNFYNKARMYDILSYEQMRIPKNEKLEKKMNEEKKEFYEPKNMYRYEYTNDIINSIILLFNIFSKKSDSKNISSMILKILKKSHYDERHYPCSTYINILNSFAKLRYRNISMIHILLLKVKENIDTLHFFEYTNLIISLSKLNIVDTYFNIKDNNLFNIYHKIKVNNKHDINNIFLNEYKDNEIDGLNYIKVINNLYDILKKIDEKLSYVSFVPCYKMIHIISNVLNSYILLGFDKIHFKNINKMIECLHNYIFQYFNNNEIHKCDGSNEMYFMNKQEYIETKALINDDLNDSYQINNNNTNYFFHKNQFWYFSDKNDIIITKRQGGEEQNKDIEQKDQNKFEEKKEKKKKKKLYLPVQSLYQIYLFYIYFNIYVKNLFTCYIKKCSDEKKGVSKEHKEMIDIKNGYNNTINNIDNNISYNYSSFHTLYSPYMFEKKRKTNNENIFDGSLHNILSESSIYLLNNIFFFVKYINNFLHKSCYKKYNFFFPFLNDYIKNEKKNEDLIEKVKA is encoded by the coding sequence atgttgACAAGGGGGAGAGCGATAATTTTTCATAGGCATTGCTATTACcccatattttttaatataagATACAAGTGCAATTTGAATATTAAGAAGAggaataataattttttaaaaaacataagtaacaaaaatgttataaataatatggatTGCATACATTTAATTGAAAACATGAAATATgtaaatgaaaataatgtgaataaaaatataattttatgttatatagAAAGATTAAAAGGTGTGAATGATATATGGAATGTAaataagatatattttatttttaagacattaataaaatataatatatatgatatgatattattaaagaaaatagaaaataatattataaatataaatatggttgatgatataaaaaaggattgttatgaaaatatttatattataagaatatcttatgtattatattcattttattattttttaaatgataatattaatcTACAAGTTGTAGAgaaattaatttatatgcTCAATAAAAAGATTGATtacattatatatcataaagatttttttaatgagtttattttatttcatattagaaaatataatgaacaaaataaagatGTACCTTATAAAAAGGATACACCATCTAATATTTTGTTGGAAGATATAAAGgttgatataaataatgtgataaataatgtatcaaatatatcaaataaaatGTTAAGTAATGTGCATGATAATATTACACAACAACCCTTGATCTTTCAATTTGATAAGAACCATTCTAAAGATGTGTGTGttagaaatataaatttctATGAGATATATTTAACCTTGATTACTTTAAAAAAGTTGggatataataaaaatgaagaacTTATAAACAAGTTGaagtttttattttattttaattgtattaatttggataataaaataaatgagAATGATATGAAATATATCACTTTATTGTTTAATCTTTTTTATGAGGACACAGATTTATATTTGCTTAGCATTGTTAAGTATGTtctattaaaaaaaaaaaaatatatttctcCTCAGAcagatgaaaataaaaatgtgGGTAGTATACATGACATGGCATTAATCATGctaacatattataataaaaaaaaaaaaaaaggacAAAATAGTAAATATGAAGAGGAACACAATCAAAAGAATATGatgcaaaaaaaaataagagAAAATGATTCTGTTAAGGATGGATGtagtataaaaaataatatttttgaggaaaaaaattatgacattaaaaataaatataatataataaacattattgataatatttcttatttaagtgagtatgaaaaaaaaaaatttaaatatatgctttcatatataaaaagcaaatatgataaaaattacGATTTAAAggatattatatataataatgttttacatttattatatgaaaaatatgaatataatataaatatggaTGAAAAGGACCAGATAAATGAggaagaaaaagaagaaaaggaaaaaaaaaaaaaaaaatatatatattatgaaaatataattgaAGATTTACAAAGTTTAAGtgaattaataaaaatatacaatagttatttaaaatatgatatagatatattatattatatatatattaaaaaatatatagaatattGTAATATCGAAAcaataatgaatatatttcaagcttatatttttgtatacaatattaataatgagattaacaaaaattataattatattatctcATCGGATGAGATGCAACATatgaatgaaaataaaaaagaaaagaccagaaaaaaaaatgataatattaataataataaaaataattttagTCATTTTCCTATtcatatacataataatttaacaaatttaaataatattgttatacaaataattaGCTCTAAGTCTTTATATAGATTATATCATATGTGTAATATTAACCAGTTAAGTCatattctatattatttatatcaaataaataatattattgaaaataatatatatgaagaattatatattaacaaattatataatcatataaagaatattataCTAATTAgattaaaatattttttaaataatgagCAAAATAATAGGAACATCAATAAGTTTAATGTTGATCATAAGGAGGAGGTAACAAAATCGGTGcatatacaatataataatttggtgacagaaaaaaatgtgAAAAGGTTTTCAAATGATAACagatattataataacacatcatataataatattatatataataaggatgataatttttataacaaaGCTAGAATGtatgatatattatcatatgaACAAATGAGAATTCCAAAAAATGAGAAACTTGAAAAAAAGATgaatgaagaaaaaaaagaattttatgaacctaaaaatatgtatagATATGAATACacaaatgatataataaattctattatattattatttaatatatttagtAAAAAAAGTGatagtaaaaatatatcaagtatgattttaaaaatattgaaaaaatcACATTATGATGAGAGACATTATCCATGTAGTACATACATAAACATATTGAATTCATTTGCAAAATTAAgatatagaaatataagtatgatacatatattattattaaaagttaaagaaaatatagataCTTTACATTTTTTTGAGTATACAAATCTTATAATATCCTTGTCAAAGTTAAATATAGTTGATACTTATTTTAACATTAAGGATAACAATctatttaatatatatcataaaattaaagttaataataagcatgatataaataatatatttttaaatgaatataaagataatgaaatagatggattaaattatataaaagttattaataatttatatgatattcttaaaaaaatcGATGAAAAATTATCTTATGTTTCTTTCGTCCCATGTTATAAAATGattcatattatatctAATGTATTAAATAGTTATATCTTGTTAGGATTTGATAAAATTCAttttaagaatataaataaaatgattGAATGtcttcataattatatatttcaatattttaataacaACGAGATACATAAATGTGATGGATCTAATGAAATGtattttatgaataaaCAAGAATATATAGAGACAAAGGCACTTATAAATGATGACCTAAATGATTcatatcaaataaataataataatacaaattatttttttcataaaaatcAATTCTGGTATTTCAgtgataaaaatgatatcATCATAACAAAAAGGCAAGGGGGagaagaacaaaataaagatattgAGCAGAAGgatcaaaataaatttgaagaaaaaaaggaaaaaaaaaaaaaaaaaaaattatatttaccTGTACAGTCattatatcaaatatatttattttatatatattttaatatttatgtaaaaaatttatttacgtgttacataaaaaaatgttctGATGAAAAAAAGGGTGTATCTAAAGAACATAAAGAAATGATAGACATAAAAAATggatataataatacaattaataatattgataataatatatcatataattattcttCGTTTCATACATTGTATAGTCCATATATGTTTGaaaaaaagagaaagaCAAATAATGAGAATATATTTGATGGTTCATTGCATAATATTTTGAGTGAAAGtagtatatatttattaaataatatatttttttttgttaaatatataaataatttcttaCATAAATCTTGTtataaaaagtataattttttctttccatttttaaatgattatataaaaaatgaaaaaaaaaatgaggACTTAATTGAAAAGGTTAAAGCAT
- a CDS encoding putative DnaJ protein, which produces MIKRKFCLLFLAVFFVLTIFKKLSKWEIFIEAWYTHEETDDDYDRMKLYDVLGVDKNASSDDIKKSYRKLSKKYHPDKAKDKNSNNKFSEIAEAYEILGDEEKRKIYDHYGLEAAKNMESNKMDEDPSDHFNIYERFFGTGFKREEEIKKADSLTLNVEMSLEQLYNGEFFSVMYTRDVICLRSDDCIERKKECSGKGYKTITQQVAPGFIMQNKIKDDDCIDRGKAWNKRCSYCPNGMKEEKTIELTLEIEKGMKNNDKIVFEKKGKQEIGYENGDIIFIVQTKKHKIYERVNNDLHQIYEIPLKDALIGFSKDLEHISGKTININKQNVTFHNEVLRVQNKGMPIKNTNKFGDLYIKFLIQFPKQLTDEQKKVLADLL; this is translated from the coding sequence ATGATCAAGAGaaaattttgtttattatttttggctgtattttttgtgttaacgattttcaaaaaattatcGAAATGGGAAATATTTATTGAAGCATGGTACACACATGAAGAAACAGATGACGATTATGATCGCATGAAATTATATGATGTATTAGGTGTTGATAAAAATGCAAGTAgtgatgatataaaaaaatctTATAGAAAgttatcaaaaaaatatcacCCTGATAAAGCTAAAGATAAAAATTCCAATAACAAATTTAGTGAAATTGCAGAAGCATATGAAATATTAGGTGATGAggaaaaaagaaaaatatatgatcATTATGGATTAGAGGCTGcaaaaaatatggaaagTAATAAAATGGATGAAGATCCAAGTGATCatttcaatatatatgaacGATTTTTTGGTACAGGTTTTAAAAGagaagaagaaataaaaaaagcAGATAGTTTAACATTAAATGTAGAGATGAGTTTAGaacaattatataatggAGAGTTTTTCTCTGTAATGTATACAAGAGATGTTATATGTTTAAGAAGTGATGATTGTATTGAGAGAAAGAAAGAATGTAGTGGCAAAGGTTATAAAACTATTACACAACAAGTAGCACCTGGTTTTATTATgcaaaataaaataaaagatgaTGATTGTATAGATAGAGGAAAAGCTTGGAATAAAAGATGTTCTTATTGTCCAAATGGTAtgaaagaagaaaaaacaaTTGAACTCACTTTAGAAATTGAAAAAGGAATGAAAAACAATGATAAAATAgtttttgaaaaaaaaggaaaacAAGAAATAGGATATGAAAATGGAgatatcatatttattgttCAAActaaaaaacataaaatatatgaaagAGTAAATAATGATCTTCATcaaatatatgaaattCCTTTGAAAGATGCACTTATAGGTTTCTCAAAAGATTTAGAACATATAAGTGGTAAaactattaatattaataaacaaaatgtAACTTTTCATAATGAAGTTCTTAGAGTACAAAATAAAGGAATGCCTATTAAAAACACTAATAAATTTGGAGACCTATATATcaaatttttaattcaaTTTCCTAAACAATTAACAGATGAACAGAAAAAGGTACTTGCAGATTTGTTATAA
- a CDS encoding putative phosphatidylcholine-sterol acyltransferase gives MSIFIFFVVFHYLLIYFSGTSYNRFVADGASIFLRSPYKITLGKSEKRGKVFREISEEEDLNVRRDTEKKKIGFGKKDDGNKMVEQNNLVEEQNNLVEEQNNLVEEQNNLVEEQNNLVEEQNNLVEEQNNLVEEQNNLVEEQNNLVEEQNNLVEEQNNLVEEQNNYSGEEDKIGIVKNEEEEKIVEKEKKEIGVIERENNYGVEVSNKNIEENNYTSNIHENTSVDDINKDVILVRKKKVLNNDSLFMNDIIKGENEEDDDEKEEIDKSLENVKLGELPKLQFIFGTNITDSDDDSDDERDDERDDESEMDDMDNMDNMDKLDNDDDDVDDNNEDEYDWTEHVYNYKPTTYLLPGLGGSTLIAEYKNASIHSCSRYVLNSKPFRVWISLSRLLSIQSNIYCTFDTIRLRYDEKQKIYYNQPGVFIDVEKFGNLKGIEYLDYFNNTGIGITKYFNVVGQYFTSHGYIDGESIIGAPYDWRYPLNQQNYKILKEHIEYIYEKRNSTKVNLIGHSLGGLFLNYFLSRIVSKKWKQKHLSKIIFISTPFKGSIKTIRALIQSRKDFISFRISKLIKLSIPESMMKALGNSLGSLFDLLPYREYYKRDQVVILINMSNTPIDEDHVQYLVTLCGIYKPECYRNRTEVNLKVYTLENWQELLDHKLKVKYENYKLHRERYYNKDHGIPIYCLYSTINKKETEYLLYFQTPNTREEPTIYYGSGDGTVGTESLQACSNFYNTVLTHHFPDTSHVGILYTEETAKYIYDIVQSPN, from the coding sequence atgtccatattcatttttttcgtagtttttcattatttgtTAATTTACTTCTCTGGTACGTCTTACAACAGGTTTGTAGCAGATGGAGcttcaatatttttaagaaGTCCATACAAAATAACCTTAGGAAAATCAGAGAAAAGAGGAAAAGTTTTTAGAGAGATTTCGGAGGAAGAAGATTTAAATGTTCGTCGAGAcacagaaaaaaaaaaaattggGTTTGGAAAAAAGGATGATGGAAATAAAATGGTAGAGCAAAATAATTTAGTTGAggaacaaaataatttagTGGAGGAGCAAAATAATTTAGTTGAGGAGCAAAATAATTTAGTAGAAGAACAAAACAATTTAGTTGAAGAACAAAACAATTTAGTTGAggaacaaaataatttagTTGAGGAGCAAAACAATTTAGTTGAAGAACAAAACAATTTAGTTGAAGAACAAAACAATTTAGTTGAAGAACAAAACAATTTAGTtgaagaacaaaataattatagtGGGGAAGAGGACAAAATTGGGATTGTAAAAAATGaggaagaagaaaaaattgttgaaaaggaaaaaaaagaaatagGAGTAATTGAAAgagaaaataattatggTGTAGAAGtaagtaataaaaatattgaagaGAATAATTATACTTCAAATATACATGAGAATACATCAGTtgatgatattaataaagaTGTTATATTGGTAAGGAAAAAGAAGGTTTTAAATAACGATAGTTTATTTATgaatgatataataaaaggagaaaatgaagaagatgatGATGAGAAAGAAGAAATAGATAAAAGTTTGGAAAATGTAAAATTAGGTGAATTACCTAAATTACAATTTATTTTTGGAACAAATATTACAGATAGTGATGATGATAGTGATGATGAAAGGGATGACGAAAGAGATGATGAAAGTGAAATGGATGATATGGATAATATGGATAATATGGACAAATTagataatgatgatgatgatgttgatgataataatgaagatgAATACGATTGGACAGAacatgtatataattataaacctacaacatatttattaccTGGTTTAGGAGGTAGTACATTAATAGctgaatataaaaatgcAAGTATTCATAGTTGTAGTAGATATGTACTGAATTCTAAACCTTTTAGAGTTTGGATAAGTTTAAGTAGATTACTTTCTATACaatcaaatatatattgtacTTTTGATACTATACGTTTAAGATATGATGAGAAAcagaaaatatattataatcaaCCAGGAGTATTTATAGATGTAGAGAAATTTGGTAATCTTAAGGGTATAGAATATTTAgattattttaataatacaGGTATAGGTATAActaaatattttaatgtGGTTGGACAATATTTTACTTCTCATGGATACATAGATGGAGAAAGTATTATAGGTGCTCCATATGATTGGAGATATCCATTAAATcaacaaaattataaaattctTAAAGAAcatatagaatatatatatgagaAAAGAAATAGTACCAAAGTAAATTTAATTGGACATAGTTTGGGAggtttatttttaaattatttcttaAGTCGTATTGTAAGTAAGAAGTGGAAACAAAAACATTTGAgtaaaattatatttattagtACTCCATTTAAAGGATCTATTAAAACTATAAGAGCATTAATTCAAAGTAGAAAAGattttatatcttttagAATTTCAAAGTTGATAAAATTATCTATACCAGAAAGTATGATGAAAGCATTAGGAAATTCTTTAGGTTCCTTATTTGACCTATTACCATATAgagaatattataaaagaGATCAAGTTgtcatattaataaatatgagTAATACACCAATAGATGAAGATCATGTTCAATATTTAGTTACTTTATGTGGTATATATAAACCTGAATGTTATCGTAATAGAACAGAAGTTAATTTAAAAGTATATACATTAGAAAATTGGCAGGAATTATTAGATCATAAATTAAAAGTcaaatatgaaaattataaattgCATAGAGAaagatattataataaagatCATGGTATACCAatttattgtttatatagtactattaataaaaaagaaactgaatatttattatattttcaaacACCTAATACACGTGAAGAACCTACTATATATTATGGTTCAGGAGATGGTACTGTAGGTACAGAAAGTTTACAAGCATGTAGTAATTTCTACAACACAGTATTAACTCATCACTTCCCTGATACTAGTCATGTTggaatattatatactGAAGAAACAGCTAAGTATATATACGACATAGTTCAAAGTCcaaattaa
- a CDS encoding putative nicotinate phosphoribosyltransferase, with product MQETSENSKGSDNCQSVSSALGKEENGKAESNIIENIKVDKNKKMIYIYDVAITENELEELLNMKRNEQKDEKCKYNKNSCHTYQMNVNNINNVNNINNVNNVVEETGKLCHRSIHNKCSWIDDNHKVISLMRCQKYIIENRINKDIDIPHNNTINALFMDYYHLVMAYTYFKQNKHEDKSIFEVYFRKCPFNGQFAILCGVYEVIKYINCFRFTKAQLDFIKKKMSSYNDIDSFVNYLENISGNDICIYSMEEGSVVFPNEPLMVIEGPLLICQILESVILNLMNYPTLISTNSIMYKISINYKTLAEFGCRRAQGPDGALSGSKYSFYGCDFTSNVYASYLYDIPILGTMSHSFISSFHNKENLISNYLDNHDFISIINKNKNIVNQLYDCKYTNESELIAFSAFAQINPNNFICLIDTYDTLKSGIYNFLIVALSLHEINYKPIGIRIDSGDLRFLTNQCRNIFNDISKKLNVPFNQLKICVSNDINQKIINYLNEQPNNIDIFAIGTNLITCQSQPSLGLVYKLVQINNTPCFKMTNENKKSNLPYKKNVYRIYTDQQFATMDYIQLYNEQPINVNQQIVSINIHDESKQTHIIPKKIEQKLCLIWNYGKSLIKFKNIYDLKKYTQNEIKNFKNEHFQTDSPLSYPVLFSDNYHKLYKDLLIKNSHIKE from the coding sequence atgcAAGAAACCAGTGAAAACTCGAAAGGATCAGATAATTGCCAAAGTGTTAGTAGTGCATTAGgaaaagaagaaaatgGAAAAGCTGAAAGTAATAtaattgaaaatataaaagttgataaaaataaaaaaatgatttatatatatgatgtTGCAATCACAGAAAATGAGCTtgaagaattattaaatatgaaaagaaatgaacaaaaagatgaaaaatgtaaatataataaaaatagttGTCATACATATCAAATGaatgttaataatattaataatgttaataatattaataatgttAATAATGTTGTGGAAGAGACAGGTAAATTATGTCATAGAAgtatacataataaatgtTCGTGGATAGATGATAATCATAAAGTGATATCATTAATGAGATgtcaaaaatatattattgaaaatagaataaataaagatatagATATTCCACATAACAATACTATTAATGCTTTATTTATGgattattatcatttagTTATGgcatatacatattttaaacaaaataaacATGAAGATAAATCTATATTTGAAGTATATTTTAGGAAGTGTCCATTCAACGGACAATTTGCTATATTATGTGGTGTATATGaagtaataaaatatattaattgtTTTCGATTTACTAAAGCACAATTagattttataaaaaagaaaatgtCCTCTTATAATGATATTGATTCCTTTGTGAACtatttagaaaatattaGTGGAAACGATATATGTATCTATAGTATGGAAGAAGGATCTGTTGTATTTCCAAATGAACCCTTAATGGTAATAGAAGGTCCATTATTAATTTGTCAAATATTAGAGAGTGTTATATTGAACTTAATGAATTATCCAACATTAATATCAACAAATAGtattatgtataaaatatctataaattataaaacGCTAGCTGAATTTGGTTGTAGAAGAGCACAAGGTCCAGATGGAGCTTTGAGTGGATctaaatattcattttatgGTTGTGATTTTACATCTAATGTATATGcatcatatttatatgatatacCTATACTTGGTACCATGTCAcattcatttatatcatcatttcATAATAAAGAAAACTTAATATCAAACTATTTAGATAATCAtgattttatttctattataaataaaaataaaaatattgttaATCAATTATATGATTGTAAATATACTAACGAAAGTGAACTTATTGCTTTTTCAGCATTTGCACAAATTAATCCTAacaattttatttgtttaattGATACATATGATACCTTAAAATCaggtatatataattttctaaTTGTTGCCTTATCATTACATGAAATTAATTACAAACCTATCGGTATAAGAATCGATTCAGGTGATTTACGATTTTTGACAAATCAATGcagaaatatatttaatgacatatcaaaaaaattaaatgtaCCATTCAAtcaattaaaaatatgtgttagtaatgatattaatcaaaaaattattaattatcTTAATGAACAAccaaataatatagatatttTTGCTATAGGTACCAATTTAATCACATGCCAATCACAACCATCATTAGGATTAGTATATAAATTAgtacaaataaataataccccttgttttaaaatgactaatgaaaataaaaaatcaaatttaccatacaaaaaaaatgtatacaGAATATATACAGATCAACAATTTGCAACAATGGattatatacaattatataatgaacAACCCATAAATGTAAATCAACAAATAGtatctataaatatacatgATGAATCGAAACAAACTCATATCATTCCAAAAAAAATCGAACAAAAATTGTGCCTTATATGGAATTATGGAAAAtcattaataaaatttaaaaatatatatgacttgaaaaaatatacgcaaaatgaaattaaaaattttaaaaatgaacaCTTTCAAACCGATTCCCCTTTATCTTATCCAGTATTATTTTCTGATAATTATCATAAGCTATATAAGGATCTCCTCATAAAAAATTCTCACATAAAGgaataa